In the Ciconia boyciana chromosome 23, ASM3463844v1, whole genome shotgun sequence genome, one interval contains:
- the SRPK1 gene encoding SRSF protein kinase 1 isoform X1, translated as MPLPEAVPAPGEHRPAEGGRGRGRQRGGVVSPHSSSSSSSGTPSGGETEAARWRAKVPRLRMLRPARPGVAQGEGAGRRRVGHPGLPALAAMERKVLALQARKKRTKAKKDKAQRKPDTQHRGPAAHSENDLPEQEEEILGSDDDEQEDPNDYCKGGYHLVKIGDLFNGRYHVIRKLGWGHFSTVWLAWDIQGRRFVAMKVVKSAEHYTETALDEIKLLKSVRNSDPNDPSKERVVQLLDDFKISGVNGSHICMVFEVLGHHLLKWIIKSNYQGLPLPCVKKIIKQVLQGLDYLHTKCRIIHTDIKPENILLCVNDQYIRRLAAEATEWQRSGAPPPSGSAVSTAPQPKPADKMSKNKKKKLKKKQKRQAELLEKRMQEIEEMEKEASPGQTQPEEEEEAQSPLEMLIKVSPPEENVSKKTAEVVVQEQSILMESSVEKCVTEINCNGVIQMTDFPDSGNQGSVRLEDDLHNANDCGDHPHTQKKENFHSYNYSQRNGDSENRPQEAMSDSFVPLVSEDSMVCQPMSNEERSFNEQEINHLQESIRTEIPSEDENENNSPSDNKGKSTAGNFLLNPLEPKNADKLKVKIADLGNACWVHKHFTEDIQTRQYRSLEVLIGSGYNTPADIWSTACMAFELATGDYLFEPHSGEDYSRDEDHIALIIELLGKIPRKLILAGKYSKEFFTKKGDLKHITKLKPWGLFEVLVEKYEWSQDEAAAFTDFLLPMLELIPEKRATAAECLRHPWLNS; from the exons ATGCCGCTGCCGGAGGCGGTGCCGGCGCCCGGGGAGCACCGCCCCGcggagggcgggcgggggcgTGGCCGGCAGCGGGGAGGCGTGGTTTCCCCCCACAGCTCGAGCTCGAGCTCGAGCGGCACCCCTAGCGGGGGTGAGACCGAGGCCGCGCGGTGGCGCGCGAAGGTGCCCAGGCTGCGCATGCTCcggccggcgcggcccggcgtGGCGCAGGGGGAGGGCGCAGGGCGCAGGCGCGTGGGGCACCCGGGGCTACCGGCTCTGGCGGCCATGGAGCGGAAAG TGCTGGCGCTGCAGGCCCGAAAGAAACGGACCAAAGCCAAGAAGGACAAGGCCCAGAGGAA ACCCGACACTCAGCATCGGGGCCCTGCTGCTCATTCAGAGAATGATCTTCcagagcaagaggaagaaatccTGGGATCAGATGATGATGAACAAGAGGATCCAAATGATTACTGTAAAG GTGGTTATCACCTTGTGAAAATAGGAGATCTCTTTAATGGACGATACCATGTGATTCGGAAGCTTGGATGGGGCCACTTCTCCACTGTGTGGCTAGCTTGGGATATCCA AGGGAGGAGATTTGTGGCAATGAAGGTGGTGAAGAGTGCAGAGCACTACACAGAAACAGCACTGGATGAAATCAAATTGCTGAAATCG gtgCGCAACAGTGATCCAAATGATCCAAGTAAAGAGAGAGTTGTTCAGTTATTAGATGACTTCAAGATTTCAGGAGTTAATGGTTCTC ATATCTGTATGGTGTTTGAAGTTCTAGGGCATCATCTCCTTAAGTGGATCATCAAGTCAAATTATCAGGGGCTTCCGCTCCCATGCGTCAAAAAGATCATCAAACAG GTTCTTCAGGGTCTGGATTACTTGCACACAAAATGTCGAATCATTCATACAGATATTAAACCTGAGAACATTCTTCTGTGCGTTAACGACCAGTATATCCGCAGGCTGGCTGCAGAAGCAACAGAGTGGCAGAGATCTGGGGCTCCCCCACCATCTGGCTCTGCAg tgAGCACTGCaccacagccaaaacca GCTGACAAAAtgtcaaagaataaaaaaaagaagttgaaaaagaagcagaaacgGCAGGCCGAGTTGTTAGAGAAGCGAATGCAAGAGATAgaggaaatggagaaggaagCAAGCCCTGGGCAGACACAgcctgaagaggaagaagaagctCAGAGCCCTCTGGAAATGCTCATAAAAGTTAGTCCACCAGAGGAAAATGTCAGCAAAAAGACAG CTGAAGTCGTTGTACAAGAGCAATCTATTCTAATGGAAAGCAGCGTGGAAAAAtgtgtaacagaaataaattgcaaTGGAGTGATACAAATGACGGACTTCCCAGACTCCGGCAATCAAGGGTCTGTGCGACTTGAGGATGACCTTCATAATGCCAATGACTGTGGCGATCACCCTCACACACAGAAGAAGGAGAACTTCCATAGTTACAATTACAGTCAGCGTAACGGCGACTCGGAGAACAGGCCTCAAGAAGCAATGTCGGACTCATTCGTGCCCTTAGTTTCAGAAGATTCCATGGTGTGTCAGCCCATGTCCAACGAAGAGCGATCCTTCAATGAGCAGGAGATTAACCATTTGCAAGAAAGCATCCGGACAGAGATACCTTCAGAGGATGAGAATGAGAATAATAGCCCATCAGACAACAAAG GAAAATCAACTGCTGGGAATTTCCTTCTTAATCCTCTTGAGCCCAAGAATGCAGATAAGCTCAAAGTGAAGATAGCTGACCTAGGAAATGCCTGCTGGGTG CACAAGCACTTCACTGAAGACATCCAGACAAGACAGTACCGATCCTTGGAGGTGTTGATAGGATCGGGGTATAACACCCCTGCTGACATCTGGAGCACGGCGTGTATG GCCTTTGAGTTAGCAACAGGAGACTATCTGTTTGAGCCTCATTCTGGGGAAGATTACTCACGGGATGAAG atcACATTGCATTGATCATAGAACTTCTGGGGAAAATACCTCGCAAGCTCATTTTGGCAGGAAAATATTCCAAGGAgtttttcaccaaaaaag GTGATCTGAAGCACATCACCAAACTGAAGCCCTGGGGCCTTTTTGAAGTCTTGGTGGAAAAATATGAGTGGTCCCAAGATGAGGCAGCTGCATTCACAGACTTCTTATTACCTATGTTGGAGCTGATCCCAGAGAAACGAGCTACAGCAGCAGAGTGTCTCAGGCACCCCTGGCTTAACTCATAG
- the SRPK1 gene encoding SRSF protein kinase 1 isoform X2, with amino-acid sequence MALSKTIGLSSGISLSMGGRASCRPDTQHRGPAAHSENDLPEQEEEILGSDDDEQEDPNDYCKGGYHLVKIGDLFNGRYHVIRKLGWGHFSTVWLAWDIQGRRFVAMKVVKSAEHYTETALDEIKLLKSVRNSDPNDPSKERVVQLLDDFKISGVNGSHICMVFEVLGHHLLKWIIKSNYQGLPLPCVKKIIKQVLQGLDYLHTKCRIIHTDIKPENILLCVNDQYIRRLAAEATEWQRSGAPPPSGSAVSTAPQPKPADKMSKNKKKKLKKKQKRQAELLEKRMQEIEEMEKEASPGQTQPEEEEEAQSPLEMLIKVSPPEENVSKKTAEVVVQEQSILMESSVEKCVTEINCNGVIQMTDFPDSGNQGSVRLEDDLHNANDCGDHPHTQKKENFHSYNYSQRNGDSENRPQEAMSDSFVPLVSEDSMVCQPMSNEERSFNEQEINHLQESIRTEIPSEDENENNSPSDNKGKSTAGNFLLNPLEPKNADKLKVKIADLGNACWVHKHFTEDIQTRQYRSLEVLIGSGYNTPADIWSTACMAFELATGDYLFEPHSGEDYSRDEDHIALIIELLGKIPRKLILAGKYSKEFFTKKGDLKHITKLKPWGLFEVLVEKYEWSQDEAAAFTDFLLPMLELIPEKRATAAECLRHPWLNS; translated from the exons ATGGCTCTTTCGAAAACTATTGGGCTGTCTTCGGGAATATCTTTATCGATGGGAGGCCGTGCTTCATGCAG ACCCGACACTCAGCATCGGGGCCCTGCTGCTCATTCAGAGAATGATCTTCcagagcaagaggaagaaatccTGGGATCAGATGATGATGAACAAGAGGATCCAAATGATTACTGTAAAG GTGGTTATCACCTTGTGAAAATAGGAGATCTCTTTAATGGACGATACCATGTGATTCGGAAGCTTGGATGGGGCCACTTCTCCACTGTGTGGCTAGCTTGGGATATCCA AGGGAGGAGATTTGTGGCAATGAAGGTGGTGAAGAGTGCAGAGCACTACACAGAAACAGCACTGGATGAAATCAAATTGCTGAAATCG gtgCGCAACAGTGATCCAAATGATCCAAGTAAAGAGAGAGTTGTTCAGTTATTAGATGACTTCAAGATTTCAGGAGTTAATGGTTCTC ATATCTGTATGGTGTTTGAAGTTCTAGGGCATCATCTCCTTAAGTGGATCATCAAGTCAAATTATCAGGGGCTTCCGCTCCCATGCGTCAAAAAGATCATCAAACAG GTTCTTCAGGGTCTGGATTACTTGCACACAAAATGTCGAATCATTCATACAGATATTAAACCTGAGAACATTCTTCTGTGCGTTAACGACCAGTATATCCGCAGGCTGGCTGCAGAAGCAACAGAGTGGCAGAGATCTGGGGCTCCCCCACCATCTGGCTCTGCAg tgAGCACTGCaccacagccaaaacca GCTGACAAAAtgtcaaagaataaaaaaaagaagttgaaaaagaagcagaaacgGCAGGCCGAGTTGTTAGAGAAGCGAATGCAAGAGATAgaggaaatggagaaggaagCAAGCCCTGGGCAGACACAgcctgaagaggaagaagaagctCAGAGCCCTCTGGAAATGCTCATAAAAGTTAGTCCACCAGAGGAAAATGTCAGCAAAAAGACAG CTGAAGTCGTTGTACAAGAGCAATCTATTCTAATGGAAAGCAGCGTGGAAAAAtgtgtaacagaaataaattgcaaTGGAGTGATACAAATGACGGACTTCCCAGACTCCGGCAATCAAGGGTCTGTGCGACTTGAGGATGACCTTCATAATGCCAATGACTGTGGCGATCACCCTCACACACAGAAGAAGGAGAACTTCCATAGTTACAATTACAGTCAGCGTAACGGCGACTCGGAGAACAGGCCTCAAGAAGCAATGTCGGACTCATTCGTGCCCTTAGTTTCAGAAGATTCCATGGTGTGTCAGCCCATGTCCAACGAAGAGCGATCCTTCAATGAGCAGGAGATTAACCATTTGCAAGAAAGCATCCGGACAGAGATACCTTCAGAGGATGAGAATGAGAATAATAGCCCATCAGACAACAAAG GAAAATCAACTGCTGGGAATTTCCTTCTTAATCCTCTTGAGCCCAAGAATGCAGATAAGCTCAAAGTGAAGATAGCTGACCTAGGAAATGCCTGCTGGGTG CACAAGCACTTCACTGAAGACATCCAGACAAGACAGTACCGATCCTTGGAGGTGTTGATAGGATCGGGGTATAACACCCCTGCTGACATCTGGAGCACGGCGTGTATG GCCTTTGAGTTAGCAACAGGAGACTATCTGTTTGAGCCTCATTCTGGGGAAGATTACTCACGGGATGAAG atcACATTGCATTGATCATAGAACTTCTGGGGAAAATACCTCGCAAGCTCATTTTGGCAGGAAAATATTCCAAGGAgtttttcaccaaaaaag GTGATCTGAAGCACATCACCAAACTGAAGCCCTGGGGCCTTTTTGAAGTCTTGGTGGAAAAATATGAGTGGTCCCAAGATGAGGCAGCTGCATTCACAGACTTCTTATTACCTATGTTGGAGCTGATCCCAGAGAAACGAGCTACAGCAGCAGAGTGTCTCAGGCACCCCTGGCTTAACTCATAG